The proteins below are encoded in one region of Telopea speciosissima isolate NSW1024214 ecotype Mountain lineage chromosome 10, Tspe_v1, whole genome shotgun sequence:
- the LOC122641708 gene encoding zinc finger A20 and AN1 domain-containing stress-associated protein 8-like has protein sequence MEHEETGCQAPESPILCINNCGFFGSAATMNMCSKCHKDWVWKQEQAQFAASSIGSIVNGSTINNGKEPVVAGNVDVPVASVEPKIISTQASSASVSSEGEVKAKEGPNRCNTCRKRVGLTGFNCRCGNLFCASHRYSDKHNCPFDYRTAARDAIAKANPVVKAEKLDKI, from the coding sequence ATGGAGCACGAAGAGACAGGATGCCAAGCTCCCGAGAGTCCTATTCTTTGCATCAACAACTGTGGCTTCTTCGGTAGTGCAGCCACCATGAATATGTGTTCCAAGTGCCACAAGGACTGGGTTTGGAAGCAGGAACAGGCTCAATTTGCTGCTTCATCTATCGGGAGTATTGTGAATGGAAGCACTATCAACAATGGGAAGGAGCCCGTGGTTGCTGGTAATGTTGATGTTCCTGTTGCTTCTGTAGAGCCTAAGATAATTTCAACACAGGCATCGAGTGCTTCAGTCTCAAGTGAAGGTGAGGTGAAGGCAAAAGAGGGTCCAAACAGATGCAACACCTGCAGGAAGCGTGTGGGCTTAACGGGTTTCAACTGTCGATGTGGAAATCTTTTCTGTGCCAGTCATCGCTACTCTGACAAACACAACTGCCCCTTCGATTACCGGACAGCTGCTCGTGATGCTATAGCTAAAGCCAACCCAGTTGTCAAGGCAGAAAAGCTTGACAAGATCTAG